In the Pseudanabaena sp. PCC 7367 genome, one interval contains:
- a CDS encoding CapA family protein yields the protein MVNAIAIPGGVRCAGVIWEEVETIARHGDPYSIGLLCNRLLRKQGITVQVSREDHNLTVVLTAKKLPHQRKYVRLLRQELKRFQIEAIATANISGRKTGASGLAWTETIKLKKVAGKPAAPKSSKSTQPQLTKQKPSDSKQSKLVTSPPEPELGDRNPAQIPAIELIELSTKPKASAQAEPKRSRLPQIPLVKVGTGSMVGFISLASFGVGMATERAWQVSDRLLSMPQMVRTLANDRFNSNQSDQSSEPIVSNRKINPGNTNNPNHEGVENSVATTETTESLPNNAIAPTPAQLNQNQDQSAPALALTAPQSDQPAIAPITNSNLVNISEPDLAANELATNQELNFASPETAIDPATQFTWESAQLFMRQSGLLNTPKAPKITIKAVGDMIPGTNYPSFKLPEDREILFAAIAAALSGSDLLFGNFESTLTNHPYAAKDTSRPNVFAFRTPPDYAEQLKQIGFDVLSVANNHSFDFGDVGFLETIANIENAGMAAVGQKGQILYLEVKGNRVAFIGFSYFEDHNSIHDLEAAKALIQTATANSEIVIISVHAGAEGTDAMTVSDRNEYFFGENRGNMLLFSRTMIDAGADLILGHGPHVPRAMELYGDRLIAYSLGNFMGYQTLSSVAELGYSLILELELDQEGRFITGKIIPVHIDANGIPKPDPQNRSIKLIKALTEQDFPDSPLQVTAAGELINQSPEPIANN from the coding sequence TTGGTTAACGCGATCGCAATTCCTGGTGGCGTGAGGTGTGCTGGTGTGATTTGGGAAGAAGTTGAAACAATAGCCAGACATGGCGATCCCTACTCGATTGGCCTTCTGTGCAATCGGCTGCTGCGCAAGCAGGGAATTACGGTTCAGGTTAGCCGCGAAGATCATAACCTGACGGTGGTTTTGACTGCTAAAAAATTGCCGCATCAGCGCAAGTATGTAAGGCTCCTGCGGCAAGAATTAAAACGTTTCCAGATCGAGGCGATCGCCACCGCCAACATCAGTGGTCGCAAAACTGGAGCTAGTGGCCTGGCCTGGACTGAAACAATTAAATTAAAAAAAGTAGCTGGTAAGCCTGCTGCGCCTAAGTCAAGTAAATCAACTCAGCCCCAATTAACCAAACAAAAGCCAAGTGATTCTAAGCAATCAAAACTCGTTACTTCGCCGCCAGAGCCAGAGTTGGGCGATCGTAACCCTGCGCAAATCCCTGCCATCGAACTAATCGAGCTATCAACTAAGCCTAAAGCATCAGCTCAAGCAGAGCCGAAGCGATCGCGCTTACCGCAGATCCCCCTGGTCAAGGTTGGCACTGGTTCAATGGTTGGGTTTATTTCGCTGGCTAGTTTTGGAGTGGGGATGGCGACGGAACGCGCCTGGCAAGTTAGCGATCGCCTGTTGTCAATGCCGCAAATGGTGAGAACTTTGGCTAACGATCGATTTAATTCTAATCAAAGCGATCAAAGCTCAGAACCGATTGTTAGTAATCGCAAAATCAATCCTGGTAATACTAATAATCCTAATCACGAGGGGGTTGAAAATTCTGTCGCTACGACTGAAACTACAGAATCATTGCCTAATAATGCGATCGCCCCAACACCTGCTCAACTGAACCAGAATCAAGATCAATCTGCGCCAGCTTTAGCTTTAACCGCGCCGCAATCAGACCAGCCAGCGATCGCACCAATAACTAACTCAAATCTAGTCAACATTTCCGAGCCAGATCTAGCAGCCAACGAATTAGCGACTAATCAAGAGCTTAATTTTGCTAGCCCAGAAACAGCGATCGATCCTGCCACCCAATTTACCTGGGAATCGGCTCAACTCTTCATGCGTCAATCTGGTCTTTTGAACACACCAAAAGCGCCCAAAATTACGATCAAAGCGGTGGGCGATATGATCCCTGGTACCAACTATCCCAGCTTTAAACTGCCAGAGGATCGAGAAATTTTGTTTGCAGCGATCGCCGCTGCCCTCTCCGGTAGCGATCTTTTATTTGGCAACTTTGAAAGCACACTTACTAATCATCCCTATGCCGCCAAGGATACCAGTCGCCCCAATGTGTTTGCCTTTCGCACCCCGCCAGATTACGCTGAGCAGCTCAAGCAAATTGGCTTTGATGTGTTGAGTGTGGCCAATAATCATTCATTTGATTTTGGGGATGTTGGCTTTTTGGAGACGATCGCCAATATTGAAAATGCGGGCATGGCGGCGGTGGGACAGAAAGGCCAAATTCTTTACCTGGAAGTAAAGGGCAATCGAGTCGCATTCATTGGCTTTAGCTATTTTGAAGATCACAATTCGATCCATGATCTCGAAGCAGCCAAGGCATTGATTCAGACAGCTACAGCAAATTCAGAAATTGTGATTATTTCCGTCCATGCGGGGGCAGAGGGGACTGATGCAATGACAGTAAGCGATCGCAATGAATATTTCTTTGGTGAAAATCGTGGCAACATGTTGCTATTTTCCCGCACCATGATTGATGCTGGCGCTGATTTGATCCTGGGACACGGCCCCCATGTGCCGAGGGCAATGGAGTTATATGGCGATCGCCTGATTGCCTATTCGCTGGGTAATTTTATGGGTTATCAAACCCTTTCCAGTGTGGCGGAGCTGGGTTATTCATTAATCCTGGAACTAGAACTAGATCAAGAAGGCAGGTTCATCACCGGCAAAATTATTCCGGTGCATATTGATGCCAATGGTATTCCAAAACCAGATCCTCAGAATCGGAGTATTAAGCTAATCAAAGCCCTGACTGAACAAGATTTCCCCGATTCTCCTTTGCAAGTTACCGCAGCGGGAGAGTTGATCAATCAATCACCAGAGCCGATCGCTAATAACTAA
- a CDS encoding 2Fe-2S iron-sulfur cluster-binding protein, giving the protein MPQVTAQGKTFDCEMGANLRQVLLANGVDVYNGAAKTVNCHGLGTCGTCAVQVEGEASEAGWREKARRSLPPHKIDRDRRLSCQTKVLGDLRITKYDGVWGSGDNQVWTPEG; this is encoded by the coding sequence ATGCCTCAAGTAACTGCTCAAGGAAAAACGTTCGATTGTGAAATGGGAGCCAACCTGCGCCAGGTTTTGCTTGCCAATGGGGTTGATGTCTATAATGGCGCGGCCAAAACCGTGAATTGTCATGGTCTGGGCACCTGTGGCACCTGTGCGGTGCAGGTGGAAGGAGAAGCCTCGGAAGCAGGATGGCGCGAGAAAGCCAGACGATCGCTACCACCCCACAAAATCGATCGAGATCGGCGACTTTCCTGCCAGACCAAGGTTTTGGGCGATCTGCGCATCACTAAATATGATGGCGTGTGGGGATCTGGCGATAATCAGGTTTGGACTCCTGAAGGTTAG
- a CDS encoding type I restriction endonuclease, whose translation MDFIDEIRTLAQRIEKQQEHIQTEEATKNAFIMPFIQALGYNVFNIMEVCPEYTADYPGLKGKKVDYAILMEGKPVILFECKWCGETLENPRHSSQLHAYFHVTEAKFGVLTNGIIYRFYTDIEKDNVMDEKPFFEFNLLEFTDASVNELKRFSKTGFNPDELGDAARDLLYTKGIKRIMAEQFTNPDNEFVKFFAKQVYSGRLTENVVEKFAVLTKKSLKEFINDRIADRLQSVIDLPDPDANEKDTESDEESELESEPSNGIVTTEAEMQSYYIVKSILGGMVDTERIQHKDTRSYFGINLDGKATKTICRVRIYEDSANQESVGSIDILDEDKKEGYCALNGLDDLYSLAPQLKARLASLLGGKASKTSSGEDEQE comes from the coding sequence ATGGATTTTATAGACGAAATTCGCACACTAGCGCAAAGAATCGAAAAACAACAAGAGCATATTCAAACTGAAGAAGCAACTAAAAATGCTTTTATAATGCCTTTTATCCAGGCTTTGGGCTATAACGTCTTCAATATTATGGAGGTTTGCCCTGAGTACACTGCTGATTATCCTGGGCTCAAGGGCAAGAAAGTTGATTATGCAATTTTGATGGAGGGAAAACCTGTCATCCTCTTCGAGTGTAAGTGGTGCGGCGAAACATTAGAAAATCCTCGGCATTCTTCTCAGCTTCATGCTTACTTCCATGTGACGGAAGCCAAGTTTGGTGTATTAACCAATGGCATTATTTATCGGTTCTATACCGATATTGAAAAAGATAATGTGATGGATGAGAAGCCATTCTTTGAGTTTAATTTGCTGGAATTTACAGATGCATCAGTAAATGAATTAAAGCGGTTCTCAAAAACTGGATTCAATCCTGATGAATTGGGCGATGCGGCTAGGGATCTGCTCTATACCAAGGGAATTAAGCGGATTATGGCGGAGCAGTTCACTAATCCCGATAATGAGTTTGTTAAGTTCTTTGCTAAACAGGTTTATTCAGGTAGGCTTACGGAAAATGTTGTCGAGAAGTTTGCAGTATTAACCAAAAAATCACTTAAGGAGTTTATCAACGATCGGATTGCCGATCGACTGCAATCTGTAATTGATTTGCCTGATCCTGATGCCAACGAAAAAGATACGGAATCAGACGAAGAATCCGAGCTTGAATCTGAACCTAGTAATGGCATTGTTACTACTGAAGCGGAAATGCAGAGCTACTATATCGTCAAATCAATTCTAGGCGGTATGGTTGATACAGAAAGGATTCAGCATAAAGATACCAGAAGCTACTTTGGGATCAATCTAGATGGTAAAGCCACCAAGACTATCTGTAGAGTGCGAATTTACGAAGACAGCGCCAATCAAGAAAGCGTTGGCAGTATAGATATCTTGGATGAAGATAAGAAAGAGGGCTACTGCGCACTTAATGGTTTAGACGATCTCTACAGCTTAGCCCCCCAGCTTAAAGCGAGGTTAGCTAGCTTATTAGGGGGAAAAGCTAGTAAGACTAGTAGTGGGGAAGATGAGCAAGAGTAA
- a CDS encoding NAD(P)/FAD-dependent oxidoreductase, with protein sequence MAQQRVVIIGGGIVGTTIAYLLSQSTNLHITVLEANHQPGKVATGASLGVLMAACSQRKSGDSVRLRLASLRLYETLIPELVAKTGLPIRYNQAGIVNLFNPAADRVEKFTAKWQKVIEQRHQQGFRLQWLDAETLRQDYPQFQASCGLLSPSDRAVDPHQLITALVMAAQQQDVEFRCNFNLGDRADLPPADWYVIAAGVGSDRIINLFTASPQTTMRLMPVAGQAIKVRLNQSHNLALQNIQSVVHGVANDGSDINIVPLGNHEYWLGATVEFAPEQPMPHQANVDLLLDRTGYFCPAFSVAEVLDTWAGDRPRPVNQSAPILGFWPDSMPIVETKAKVILATGHYRNGVLMAPVTAKIVGDLITKGNSDLPWQRFQLKSDIPRLGQQSSSPPTLFCRIKRE encoded by the coding sequence ATGGCTCAGCAAAGGGTAGTTATTATTGGCGGCGGCATTGTAGGCACCACGATCGCCTATCTGCTGTCACAATCTACCAATTTGCACATAACTGTGCTGGAAGCCAATCATCAACCTGGCAAGGTTGCAACTGGTGCATCATTGGGGGTTTTGATGGCCGCTTGCAGTCAGCGTAAGTCAGGGGATTCAGTCCGATTGCGACTGGCTAGTCTGAGGTTATATGAGACCTTAATCCCTGAGCTGGTGGCAAAAACGGGGCTGCCAATTCGCTATAACCAGGCTGGCATTGTGAACCTATTCAATCCTGCTGCCGATCGGGTTGAGAAATTTACTGCCAAGTGGCAAAAGGTGATCGAGCAGCGCCACCAACAGGGTTTTCGATTGCAATGGTTGGATGCTGAGACCTTAAGGCAAGATTATCCGCAATTTCAGGCTAGTTGTGGACTACTTAGTCCTAGCGATCGTGCTGTAGATCCCCATCAACTCATAACCGCTTTAGTGATGGCTGCCCAACAGCAGGATGTGGAGTTTCGGTGCAATTTCAACCTGGGCGATCGCGCTGATTTACCACCAGCAGATTGGTATGTGATCGCTGCTGGGGTGGGCTCCGATCGGATTATTAATCTATTTACCGCCTCACCGCAAACGACAATGCGACTGATGCCAGTGGCTGGGCAGGCGATCAAAGTGCGGCTTAACCAGTCCCATAATTTGGCTTTGCAGAATATCCAGAGTGTAGTTCATGGCGTGGCAAATGACGGCAGTGATATTAATATCGTGCCGCTGGGAAATCATGAATATTGGTTGGGGGCAACGGTCGAATTTGCGCCGGAACAACCCATGCCCCATCAGGCCAATGTGGATTTATTGCTCGATCGCACCGGTTATTTTTGCCCTGCTTTTAGCGTTGCGGAAGTGCTCGATACCTGGGCTGGCGATCGCCCTCGGCCAGTTAATCAGAGTGCGCCGATTCTGGGGTTTTGGCCGGATTCTATGCCGATCGTCGAGACTAAGGCAAAAGTAATCCTAGCAACTGGGCATTACCGCAATGGGGTTTTGATGGCTCCGGTTACGGCCAAGATTGTTGGCGATCTGATTACTAAGGGAAATAGCGATCTGCCCTGGCAGAGGTTTCAGCTTAAATCCGACATTCCACGGTTAGGTCAGCAAAGTAGTAGTCCGCCAACTTTATTTTGCAGGATAAAGAGAGAATGA
- a CDS encoding tetratricopeptide repeat protein: MMQATKLSLERLREKFGLGLPQVPKARQISGYALLLLSIGGLAPITAIGLVQPASAQRIIEWDNQTIADEGDRLLELGKLQRQQGEPKKALTSWYGAIEHYKRVNDEAAIGHTLSLIGDIYVAMNRMESARLAYHKRLHYATTLDVPIGKIAANNNLGTIAAVPGHGVSPAKEYANEALYLSRPYGYDNHQGRAIALNTLGRLEAQRGQHLKAIKLYYRSMPNRYGIWDRQGEAYTLIYSGDSYLALEEYDTAISEYGLALVLAKQTRDADLQALILDRMVSPYLDKFDPNYYRAEDILLERLAIAKKQNDRANEAILYRQLGGLYFFLDLPHKARPAFQKAMDLGHAINDQTTVREAYLGLETLKRS, from the coding sequence ATGATGCAAGCGACTAAGCTAAGTCTAGAGCGCTTAAGGGAAAAATTTGGGTTGGGTTTGCCGCAAGTTCCCAAGGCTAGGCAGATTTCAGGGTATGCCCTATTGCTGCTATCGATCGGTGGGTTAGCGCCAATTACCGCGATCGGTTTGGTTCAGCCAGCTTCTGCCCAGAGAATTATTGAATGGGATAATCAAACCATTGCCGACGAAGGCGATCGACTCCTGGAATTAGGCAAATTGCAACGGCAACAGGGAGAACCCAAAAAGGCACTCACTTCCTGGTATGGGGCGATCGAACATTACAAACGGGTCAATGATGAAGCCGCGATCGGACATACCCTATCTTTGATTGGTGATATCTATGTGGCGATGAACCGAATGGAGTCGGCTCGTCTTGCTTATCACAAACGACTTCACTACGCCACCACCTTAGATGTGCCGATCGGTAAAATTGCTGCCAATAATAACCTCGGTACGATCGCCGCAGTGCCAGGGCATGGCGTAAGCCCAGCCAAAGAATATGCTAACGAGGCACTCTATCTGTCTCGTCCCTATGGCTACGACAATCATCAGGGACGTGCGATCGCCCTGAACACATTAGGACGACTAGAAGCACAACGCGGCCAGCATCTCAAAGCAATTAAGCTCTATTATCGCTCGATGCCCAATCGCTATGGTATCTGGGATCGCCAGGGTGAAGCCTATACCCTGATTTATAGTGGTGATAGCTATTTAGCGCTAGAAGAATATGACACGGCGATCAGTGAATATGGCCTGGCATTGGTTTTGGCTAAGCAAACCAGGGATGCCGACCTGCAAGCATTGATTCTCGATCGGATGGTCAGCCCCTATCTGGATAAGTTTGACCCCAACTATTATCGAGCTGAAGATATTTTATTAGAGCGCTTGGCGATCGCCAAAAAACAAAACGATCGCGCCAATGAAGCGATCCTTTATCGTCAACTGGGTGGCCTCTATTTCTTTCTCGATTTGCCGCACAAAGCCCGCCCCGCTTTTCAAAAAGCAATGGATCTAGGCCATGCCATTAATGACCAAACGACCGTAAGAGAGGCATATCTGGGGCTAGAAACCTTAAAAAGAAGCTAG
- a CDS encoding response regulator, which produces MSTHGIFVVEDESVVALNIRTRLLELGYAVVGMVTTGESAIGTIEAMANSDRPDLVLMDVKLKGRIDGIETARTIRDRFDIPVVYLTAYTDVNVVERAKITEPYGYVIKPFAATDLRTAIEIALYRHQVDRSNRKREKLLNSTLASIGDALVTTDLDEKITFLNPIAQRLTGYTEREGVGSSFNQVVQVLEEENNSIDAPETLVGRAMTENRIINLPPGTLLVDRDLNVIPIVDSVAPIRDDLGEVVGAVMVFQTNVSDGQNQESKKFHRLLFYLLLNLLS; this is translated from the coding sequence ATGTCCACTCACGGAATTTTTGTGGTGGAAGATGAAAGTGTTGTAGCACTGAATATTCGCACTAGACTACTTGAACTTGGCTATGCGGTAGTTGGCATGGTGACTACTGGAGAATCAGCCATAGGAACAATTGAAGCCATGGCTAATAGCGATCGCCCTGATCTGGTGTTGATGGATGTCAAGTTAAAAGGCAGAATTGATGGGATTGAAACCGCCAGGACAATCCGCGATCGCTTTGATATTCCGGTGGTCTATTTAACCGCCTATACGGATGTGAATGTGGTGGAACGGGCTAAGATTACTGAACCCTATGGCTATGTAATCAAGCCATTCGCAGCCACTGATTTACGCACTGCGATCGAAATTGCCCTCTATCGTCATCAGGTCGATCGCTCCAATCGGAAGCGAGAGAAGCTATTAAATTCAACTCTGGCAAGTATTGGCGATGCGCTGGTGACAACTGATCTAGACGAAAAAATCACCTTCCTAAATCCCATTGCTCAGCGATTGACTGGTTATACAGAGCGAGAGGGAGTTGGCAGTAGTTTTAATCAGGTAGTTCAAGTATTAGAGGAAGAAAACAATAGCATTGATGCTCCAGAAACTCTGGTAGGCCGTGCTATGACTGAAAATAGGATCATTAACTTGCCACCAGGCACGCTTTTGGTAGACCGCGATTTAAATGTCATTCCGATCGTGGATAGCGTTGCCCCAATTAGAGATGATCTGGGCGAAGTTGTGGGGGCGGTGATGGTGTTCCAAACTAATGTCAGCGACGGCCAGAATCAGGAGTCTAAAAAATTTCACCGTCTACTGTTCTATCTGTTGCTGAATTTATTGAGTTAG